A single region of the Branchiostoma lanceolatum isolate klBraLanc5 chromosome 1, klBraLanc5.hap2, whole genome shotgun sequence genome encodes:
- the LOC136423807 gene encoding octapeptide-repeat protein T2-like, whose protein sequence is MESDRQRARHTASQTDREVERESDKQRLRQTESQQDRTRARQRTESQTESQIDKEPASEGASQTECQTESQTESQTESQTDREPTRQDKIQAECETNRQRPRQRDRETEKA, encoded by the exons atggagtcagacagacagagagcaagacatacagcgagccagacagacagagaggtaGAGAgggagtcagacaaacagagactcagacagaccgagagccAACAAGACAGGACAAgagcaagacagaga acagagagtcagacagagagtcaaataGACAAAGAGCCTGCCAGCGAGGGAGCCAGCCAGACAGAgtgtcaaacagagagtcagacagagagtcagacagagagtcagacagacagagagccaacAAGACAGGATAAGATCCAGGCAGAGTgtgagacaaacagacagagacccagacagagagacagagagacagagaaagcctga
- the LOC136423877 gene encoding octapeptide-repeat protein T2-like → MEAHRESNRQKGRQTKNQQDKDPDRLRARQRVRQTESQTYSKPNRQRGRQTVRQAESQTDREPTRQHRSKSESQTESQTESQTDREPTRQHRSKTKSQTESQTDRKPDR, encoded by the coding sequence ATGGAGGCTCatagagagtcaaacagacagaaaggcagacagacaaagaaCCAGCAAGACAAAGACccggacagactgagagccaggcagagagtccgacagactgagagccagacatacAGCAagccaaacagacagagaggtagacagacagtcagacaagcagagagtcagactgacagagagCCAACAAGACAGCACAGGAGtaagtcagagagtcagacagagagtcagacagagagtcagacagacagagagccaacAAGACAGCACAGGAGtaagacaaagagtcagacagagagtcagacagacagaaagccggacagatag